The DNA region TTTAACAAAGATGGAGTTTTTAGAGGTTTTGGTAAGGATACTAAAGCAGCTTTTAAAAAAGCTAAAAAGGTTTTAATAAACTTTTATAAAAATAAATAAGTGAAAATTCACTTATTTATTCTTCCTTTAGTGTTTTCTTCTATTTGAAGAAGATGATGATGAGTTTGATCTATTTCTAGAACCTGCTCCACCATTTCTATTTCTTCCACCATTTCTACTTCCGCCTCTTGGTCTTCTTCTATTTCCACTTCTATCATTTCCACTTCTATCATTTCCACCAGTTCTTGCAATATTAGCAATTAATCTTTCAATATCTTTTTTAGATTTACCAATATTGTTATTACCTTTAACAAATGTAGAGTTTGTAAGCATAGATGCAAGTTTAAAAGCGATTGTTGAAATATCATACTCTTCTTTTAAAGACTCAACAACTTCTAAAGCTGAATCATAAACCTTTTGTTCTTTAATTTTTGATACTAATTTATTTGTTTTAATATCTTTTACTGATTTGATATCAGGAATAATTTTTGCTTCTAATTTTCCACCAGTAGCTTTTTGGATTTTTTGAATCATTTTAAACTCATGTGGAGAAACTATTGAAATAGCAGCACCTTCTTTACCCGCTCTACCAGTTCTTCCAATTCTGTGTACATAACTTTCAGAATCAAATGGCATATGGTAATTAAATACATGTGTTACATCATTTACATCAAGTCCACGTGCAGCAACATCAGTTGCAATTAAAATTTCTAATTTATCTTTTTTAAATGCATTAATAACTTCTTCTCTTTGTCTTTGTTCCATATCACCATGAAGACCTTTTGCACTATATCCTTGAGATACTAGGAATGTAGATAATCTATCTACTTCCTTTTTTGTGCGACAGAAGATGATTGATTTTTCTGGATTTTTAAAATCATATAATCTAATTAATGCAGCATCTCTTTCATACTCATCAACTACATAATATGTTTGTTTAATTTTAGAGTTTGTAACTTCACTTTTTGTAATTGTTACAAATTCTGGTTCTTTTAAAATTGTTTTTGCTAATTGCTTAATGGCATTTGGCATTGTTGCAGAAAATAGAAGAGTTTGTCTTTCTTCTGGCATAAATGTAAATATCTCTTTAATATCATCTAAAAATCCCATGTCTAGCATTTCATCTGCTTCATCAAGAATTACATATCTTGGTTTGATATTGATTTTTTTATCTCTTAAAAGATCTAAAAATCTTCCTGGAGTTGCAATTAAAACTGAAGCATTTGCAATGTGTTTTAATTGTCTGCTATATGATTGTCCACCATAAACTGTCGCTGTGTTAATACCTAAGTTTTTACCAAATTTAAAGATTTCATCAGAAACTTGCATAGCAAGTTCTCTTGTAGGAACAACAACTACTGCTTCTACTTCATTGTTGCATGTCATCATATTTAAAATTGGTAAAGCAAATGCTGCTGTTTTCCCTGTTCCTGTGTGAGCTTGTCCCACTATATCTTTACCATTTAGAATTACAGGAATTGCATCTTGCTGTATAGGGCTTGGTTCTTTAAAACCAGCATCATCGATCGATTTTTGTAAATTGTTTTTAAAATTGAACTCTTGAAAAGTCACTTTTTACCTTCGTATATTTGAATTTAAAATACACTGTTATATAACTTTTTGTTCTATTTAAAAATAATGATAAATAATTGGAAGTCAAAAATTTAAAATCGTTTGATTCGTAGCTGTCACGTTAACAGTAAATTGTATATAATTGTGTATAATAATTAACGCGAGTATATCTAATTTAATATAAATATAAGCTTTATAGACTAGAGTAATTTTCTAGTCTATAATAAAAAGGAATTAACCCTTGTAGTTTTCTAAGTATTTAGTATCGTAATTATTGTTTTTGAAGTCTTCATTATTCATCATTTTCATATGAAATGGAATTGTTGTTTTAATTCCTTCAACTTCAAATTCATTTAACGCTCTTTTCATAATATTAATAGCTTTATCTCTATCTCTTCCCCAAACAATTAGTTTTCCTATCATTGAGTCATAATATGGAGGAACAACATAGTTTGTATAAACATGAGAATCAACTCTTACATTTCTACCACCTGGTACCATCCATTGTTTTACTTTTCCTGGACAAGGTAAGAATGAAATAGGATCTTCTGCTGTAATTCTACACTCAATGGCATGTCCTTTAAAAACAATACTTTCTTGAGGTGGAACTTTTTCACCCTCTGCTACTTTAATCATAAGTTCAATAATATCAATTCCTGATACCATTTCAGAAACTGGATGTTCAACTTGAAGTCTTGTATTCATTTCCATAAAATAGAAGTTTTGTTGGTCATCTGCTAAAAATTCAAATGTACCTGCACCTTCATAGTTTAAG from Malaciobacter molluscorum LMG 25693 includes:
- a CDS encoding DEAD/DEAH box helicase, encoding MTFQEFNFKNNLQKSIDDAGFKEPSPIQQDAIPVILNGKDIVGQAHTGTGKTAAFALPILNMMTCNNEVEAVVVVPTRELAMQVSDEIFKFGKNLGINTATVYGGQSYSRQLKHIANASVLIATPGRFLDLLRDKKINIKPRYVILDEADEMLDMGFLDDIKEIFTFMPEERQTLLFSATMPNAIKQLAKTILKEPEFVTITKSEVTNSKIKQTYYVVDEYERDAALIRLYDFKNPEKSIIFCRTKKEVDRLSTFLVSQGYSAKGLHGDMEQRQREEVINAFKKDKLEILIATDVAARGLDVNDVTHVFNYHMPFDSESYVHRIGRTGRAGKEGAAISIVSPHEFKMIQKIQKATGGKLEAKIIPDIKSVKDIKTNKLVSKIKEQKVYDSALEVVESLKEEYDISTIAFKLASMLTNSTFVKGNNNIGKSKKDIERLIANIARTGGNDRSGNDRSGNRRRPRGGSRNGGRNRNGGAGSRNRSNSSSSSSNRRKH